In Pan paniscus chromosome 13, NHGRI_mPanPan1-v2.0_pri, whole genome shotgun sequence, one DNA window encodes the following:
- the NIF3L1 gene encoding NIF3-like protein 1 isoform X1: MLSSCVRPVPTTVRFVDSLICNSSRSFMDLKALLSSLNDFASLSFAESWDNVGLLVEPSPPHTVNTLFLTNDLTEEVMEEVLQKKADLILSYHPPIFRPMKRITWNTWKERLVIRALENRVGIYSPHTAYDAAPQGVNNWLAKGLGACTSRPIHPSKAANYPTEGNHRVEFNVNYTQDLDKVMSAVKGIDGVSVTSFSARTGNEEQTRINLNCTQKALMQVVDFLSRNKQLYQKTEILSLEKPLLLHTGMGRLCTLDESVSLATMIDRIKRHLKLSHIRLALGVGRTLESQVKVVALCAGSGSSVLQGVEADLYLTGEMSHHDILDAASQGINVILCEHSNTERGFLSDLRDMLDSHLENKINIILSETDRDPLQVV, from the exons atgttgtcATCTTGCGTACGCCCAGTCCCCACGACAGTCCGGTTTGTAGATTCCCTGATCTGCAATTCTTCCCGTTCCTTCATGGATTTGAAggctctcctttcttccttgaaTGACTTTGCATCCCTCTCGTTTGCTGAGAGTTGGGACAATGTTGGATTACTGGTGGAACCAAGCCCACcacatactgtaaatacactcTTCCTGACCAATGACCTGACTGAGGAAGTGATGGAGGAGGTGCTGCAAAAGAAGGCAGACCTCATTCTCTCCTACCATCCGCCTATCTTCCGACCCATGAAGCGCATAACCTGGAACACCTGGAAGGAGCGCCTGGTGATCCGGGCTCTGGAGAACAGAGTCGGTATCTACTCTCCTCACACAGCCTATGATGCTGCGCCCCAGGGCGTCAACAACTGGTTGGCTAAAGGGCTTG GAGCTTGTACCTCCAGGCCCATACATCCTTCCAAAGCTGCCAACTACCCTACAGAGGGAAACCACCGAGTAGAATTCAACGTTAACTACACCCAAGACCTGGACAAAGTCATGTCTGCAGTGAAAGGAATTGACGGTGTTTCTGTCACTTCTTTTTCTGCTag GACTGGTAATGAGGAACAAACACGGATTAATCTGAATTGTACTCAGAAGGCTTTGATGCAGGTGGTAGATTTTCTTTCCCGGAACAAACAACTTTATCAGAAGACGGAAATTCTGTCACTGGAGAAG CCTTTGCTTCTACATACTGGAATGGGACGGTTATGCACACTGGATGAATCTGTCTCCCTGGCAACCATGATTGATCGAATAAAAAGACACCTAAAACTATCTCATATTCGCTTAGCCCTTGGGGTGGGGAGAACCTTAG AGTCTCAAGTCAAAGTCGTGGCCCTGTGTGCTGGTTCTGGGAGCAGCGTTCTACAGGGTGTCGAGGCTGACCTTTACCTCACAG GTGAGATGTCCCATCATGATATTTTGGATGCTGCTTCCCAAGGAATAAATGTCATCCTCTGTGAACACAGCAACACTGAACGAGGCTTTCTTTCTGACCTTCGAGATATGCTGGATTCTCACTTGGAGAATAAGATAAATATTATCCTATCAGAGACTGACAGGGACCCTCTTCAGGTGGTATAA
- the NIF3L1 gene encoding NIF3-like protein 1 isoform X2, which yields MLSSCVRPVPTTVRFVDSLICNSSRSFMDLKALLSSLNDFASLSFAESWDNVGLLVEPSPPHTVNTLFLTNDLTEEVMEEVLQKKADLILSYHPPIFRPMKRITWNTWKERLVIRALENRVGIYSPHTAYDAAPQGVNNWLAKGLGACTSRPIHPSKAANYPTEGNHRVEFNVNYTQDLDKVMSAVKGIDGVSVTSFSARTGNEEQTRINLNCTQKALMQVVDFLSRNKQLYQKTEILSLEKSLKSKSWPCVLVLGAAFYRVSRLTFTSQVRCPIMIFWMLLPKE from the exons atgttgtcATCTTGCGTACGCCCAGTCCCCACGACAGTCCGGTTTGTAGATTCCCTGATCTGCAATTCTTCCCGTTCCTTCATGGATTTGAAggctctcctttcttccttgaaTGACTTTGCATCCCTCTCGTTTGCTGAGAGTTGGGACAATGTTGGATTACTGGTGGAACCAAGCCCACcacatactgtaaatacactcTTCCTGACCAATGACCTGACTGAGGAAGTGATGGAGGAGGTGCTGCAAAAGAAGGCAGACCTCATTCTCTCCTACCATCCGCCTATCTTCCGACCCATGAAGCGCATAACCTGGAACACCTGGAAGGAGCGCCTGGTGATCCGGGCTCTGGAGAACAGAGTCGGTATCTACTCTCCTCACACAGCCTATGATGCTGCGCCCCAGGGCGTCAACAACTGGTTGGCTAAAGGGCTTG GAGCTTGTACCTCCAGGCCCATACATCCTTCCAAAGCTGCCAACTACCCTACAGAGGGAAACCACCGAGTAGAATTCAACGTTAACTACACCCAAGACCTGGACAAAGTCATGTCTGCAGTGAAAGGAATTGACGGTGTTTCTGTCACTTCTTTTTCTGCTag GACTGGTAATGAGGAACAAACACGGATTAATCTGAATTGTACTCAGAAGGCTTTGATGCAGGTGGTAGATTTTCTTTCCCGGAACAAACAACTTTATCAGAAGACGGAAATTCTGTCACTGGAGAAG AGTCTCAAGTCAAAGTCGTGGCCCTGTGTGCTGGTTCTGGGAGCAGCGTTCTACAGGGTGTCGAGGCTGACCTTTACCTCACAG GTGAGATGTCCCATCATGATATTTTGGATGCTGCTTCCCAAGGAATAA